In one window of Agrobacterium larrymoorei DNA:
- a CDS encoding cytochrome c yields MASIWAKLGGGIVVAGIAGFGIFMWVTEPQRQPPSHWANLGEPDLANGETLFWAGGCASCHAAPDATGDALKTLAGGQALPSPFGTFHMPNISPDPNHGIGGWTVAEFGDAMTRGVGKNGEHLYPSFPYNSYARMTPQDINDLFGYLKTLPASTNDAPGHDLPFPFNMRLTLGGWKFLYFDKGQPRVELANADTEVARGQYLVEGPGHCGECHTPRDMLGGFVKDKWLAGGPNPEGEGTIPDITPGSKAIGSWTKEDIANYLETGFTPEFDSAGGSMVKVQQNMARRTAEDRNAIAAYLKAVPSR; encoded by the coding sequence ATGGCGTCCATCTGGGCAAAGCTTGGCGGTGGCATCGTGGTTGCCGGTATTGCCGGTTTCGGCATTTTCATGTGGGTAACCGAACCCCAGCGCCAGCCGCCAAGCCACTGGGCCAATTTAGGCGAGCCGGATCTGGCCAATGGCGAAACGCTGTTCTGGGCGGGCGGCTGCGCAAGCTGTCACGCCGCACCGGATGCAACGGGCGATGCGCTGAAGACGCTTGCGGGCGGGCAGGCTCTGCCAAGCCCCTTCGGCACCTTCCACATGCCTAATATCTCGCCTGATCCAAACCACGGGATCGGAGGCTGGACGGTCGCCGAATTCGGCGATGCCATGACCCGGGGTGTGGGCAAAAACGGTGAGCATCTCTACCCGTCCTTCCCCTATAATTCCTACGCACGGATGACGCCGCAGGATATCAACGATCTCTTCGGCTATCTGAAAACCTTGCCCGCAAGCACCAATGATGCGCCGGGCCATGATCTGCCATTCCCCTTCAACATGCGCCTCACGCTCGGCGGCTGGAAGTTCCTCTATTTCGACAAGGGCCAGCCGCGCGTGGAGCTGGCCAATGCCGATACGGAAGTGGCGCGCGGTCAGTATCTGGTGGAAGGCCCCGGCCATTGCGGCGAGTGCCACACGCCGCGCGATATGCTGGGCGGCTTCGTGAAGGACAAGTGGCTGGCTGGCGGCCCGAACCCGGAAGGTGAGGGCACCATTCCCGATATCACCCCCGGCTCGAAGGCCATCGGCTCCTGGACCAAAGAAGACATCGCCAACTACCTCGAAACCGGCTTTACGCCGGAATTCGATAGCGCGGGCGGCTCCATGGTAAAAGTCCAGCAGAACATGGCACGGCGGACGGCAGAAGACCGCAATGCGATTGCGGCCTATCTCAAGGCTGTGCCATCGCGCTGA
- a CDS encoding c-type cytochrome: protein MKLKTIAASFLIGCLCAGAVSAAGEVEKREGLMKQIGGAMGALGAIAKGEKPYDAETVKTAVTTISTNAKAFPDQFPAGSEGGAAAPAIWQNFADFKSKSEKLGADADAVLAQLPTDQASTGAALKTLGADCSSCHQTYRVKK, encoded by the coding sequence ATGAAACTTAAGACGATTGCCGCATCTTTTCTTATAGGCTGTCTTTGCGCCGGAGCGGTTTCCGCTGCTGGCGAAGTTGAAAAACGCGAAGGCTTGATGAAGCAGATCGGCGGCGCCATGGGTGCGCTGGGCGCCATTGCCAAGGGTGAAAAGCCCTACGACGCCGAAACCGTGAAGACCGCCGTCACCACCATCAGCACCAATGCCAAGGCCTTCCCGGATCAGTTCCCGGCAGGTTCCGAAGGCGGCGCTGCTGCACCGGCCATCTGGCAGAATTTCGCAGACTTCAAGTCCAAGTCCGAAAAGCTCGGCGCGGATGCGGATGCTGTTCTGGCACAGCTGCCGACGGATCAGGCCAGCACGGGTGCGGCTCTCAAGACGCTCGGCGCGGATTGCAGCTCCTGCCATCAGACCTACCGTGTGAAGAAGTAA
- a CDS encoding LysE family translocator — MTYSENLWLYFTLLFGIIILPGIDMLLVLASSLTGGRKVGLSATSGIMAGGVVHSLYGAVGVGLLATVMPVLFKPLMIFGAAYMIWIGFSLIRSSIVIEGDEVSASASAWRAFRRGIITCLSNPKAYLFMMAVYPQFLKPAYGPIWIQGIIMGLMTAGTQLAVYGTLAMTAGKSRDFLVSSPRATIFIGRAAGLLLVIVACFTLWEGVKGN; from the coding sequence ATGACCTACAGTGAAAATCTCTGGCTTTATTTCACGCTCCTGTTCGGCATCATCATCCTGCCGGGCATCGATATGCTGCTTGTGCTGGCAAGTTCCTTGACGGGTGGGCGCAAGGTCGGGCTTTCGGCAACCTCCGGCATCATGGCAGGCGGTGTTGTGCATTCGCTTTATGGCGCGGTGGGCGTCGGCCTGCTGGCAACCGTGATGCCGGTTCTGTTCAAGCCACTGATGATTTTCGGCGCGGCCTATATGATCTGGATCGGCTTCAGCCTTATCCGCAGTTCCATCGTGATCGAAGGGGATGAGGTCAGCGCCAGCGCTTCCGCCTGGCGGGCCTTCCGGCGCGGTATCATCACCTGCCTCAGCAACCCCAAAGCCTATCTCTTCATGATGGCGGTCTATCCGCAATTTCTAAAACCCGCTTACGGCCCGATCTGGATACAGGGCATCATCATGGGGCTGATGACGGCGGGAACGCAGCTTGCCGTGTATGGCACGCTGGCGATGACGGCGGGCAAGAGCCGGGATTTCCTCGTGTCTTCACCCCGTGCCACCATATTCATCGGCAGGGCAGCCGGTCTGCTGCTGGTCATCGTTGCCTGTTTCACCCTTTGGGAAGGCGTAAAAGGCAACTGA
- a CDS encoding metallophosphoesterase, whose product MTDTAPLFSFGIVADPQYADIAPKPEMDRYYAASTVKLAQAIEVFNGEELAFVVTLGDIIDRGWENFEAILACYDKLRHRSLLLPGNHDFAVEPQYLAQVHQRLGMPSQWHDFSIGKFRFFVLDGNDVSTFAPPPGDPRRELAASRLDALRQVGAINAQDWNGSFSDEQVAWLRATLAAADAMDEHVVLFCHYPLYPENAHNMWDAPEVLKLIAAHHSVKAWFCGHNHEGNYGVIGNTHFVNFKGMVDTPDQNSFAIADVYSDRIEIRGFGRETTRTLAF is encoded by the coding sequence ATGACAGATACAGCACCGCTCTTCTCCTTCGGCATCGTCGCCGATCCTCAATATGCCGATATTGCGCCGAAGCCTGAGATGGATCGGTATTATGCTGCGAGCACGGTCAAGCTTGCGCAGGCGATAGAGGTGTTCAATGGGGAGGAGTTGGCATTCGTCGTCACGCTGGGCGATATCATTGACCGGGGTTGGGAGAATTTCGAAGCGATTCTGGCCTGTTACGACAAGCTGAGGCACCGTTCCCTGCTGCTGCCGGGCAACCATGATTTCGCGGTTGAGCCGCAATATCTGGCGCAGGTGCATCAGCGCCTGGGCATGCCAAGCCAGTGGCATGATTTCAGCATCGGCAAATTCCGCTTTTTCGTGCTGGATGGCAATGATGTCAGCACCTTCGCGCCGCCGCCGGGTGATCCGCGGCGGGAACTGGCTGCAAGCCGTCTCGACGCGCTGAGGCAGGTGGGCGCGATCAACGCGCAGGATTGGAACGGCTCTTTCAGTGACGAGCAGGTGGCGTGGCTGCGGGCAACGCTTGCGGCTGCGGATGCTATGGATGAGCATGTCGTGCTGTTCTGCCATTATCCGCTTTATCCGGAAAACGCCCATAATATGTGGGACGCGCCGGAGGTGCTGAAGCTGATTGCCGCACATCACAGCGTGAAGGCATGGTTCTGCGGCCATAATCACGAGGGCAATTACGGCGTGATCGGCAACACCCACTTCGTCAATTTCAAAGGCATGGTGGACACGCCGGACCAGAATAGTTTCGCCATCGCGGATGTCTATTCCGACCGGATCGAAATCCGTGGCTTTGGCCGGGAGACCACGCGCACGCTGGCATTCTGA
- a CDS encoding helicase HerA-like C-terminal domain-containing protein: protein MLQDDKLYIGTSRNPDDSLNKGEYLDFRFGNRHGLITGATGTGKTVSLQVLAEGFAKAGVPVFCADIKGDLSGIAKPGEAKDWVTKRAEQIGFTDLSFEQFPVIFWDLYGEKGHRVRATIAEMGPLLLARLMDASEAQEGVLNIAFKIADQGGLPLLDLKDLQSLLNYMGEHATELSNQFGLISKSSVGSLQRGLLVLEQQGAEHFFGEPALKISDIMRTTSDGRGTISVLAADKLMMNPRLYGTFLLWMLSELFEELPEVGDPAKPKLVFFFDEAHLLFNDAPRVLVERVEQVVRLIRSKGVGVYFVTQNPLDVPETVLAQLGNRVQHALRAYTPREQKAVKTAADTFRQNPAFNTADAITTLGTGEALVSTLQEKGAPSIVERTLVRPPSGRVGPVSDDERRSIMASSPVAGLYDQDVDRESAFEILAARAQKAAEAEAAKRAAEEQASQQTDSASGRWKLPGFGDEEPKQASTTGARRSSGYQRETVIEAAMKSAARSVATSVGRALVRGILGSLRR from the coding sequence ATGTTGCAGGACGATAAGCTTTATATTGGTACGAGCCGCAATCCCGACGACAGTCTCAACAAGGGCGAATATCTCGATTTCCGTTTCGGCAACCGCCACGGCCTGATCACAGGCGCCACCGGCACCGGCAAGACGGTGTCGCTACAGGTGCTGGCGGAAGGTTTTGCCAAGGCGGGCGTGCCTGTCTTCTGCGCCGATATCAAGGGCGATCTATCCGGCATCGCGAAGCCCGGCGAGGCCAAGGACTGGGTGACGAAGCGGGCCGAACAGATCGGCTTTACCGACCTTTCCTTCGAACAGTTTCCGGTGATCTTCTGGGACCTTTACGGCGAAAAGGGCCACCGCGTCCGCGCCACGATTGCCGAGATGGGGCCGCTGCTTCTGGCGCGTCTGATGGATGCATCGGAGGCGCAGGAGGGCGTGCTCAACATCGCCTTCAAGATCGCCGATCAGGGCGGCCTGCCGCTCTTGGATCTGAAGGATTTGCAATCCTTGCTCAACTATATGGGTGAGCATGCGACCGAGCTTTCCAATCAGTTCGGCCTTATCTCCAAGTCCTCCGTCGGCTCGCTGCAACGTGGCCTTCTGGTGCTGGAACAGCAGGGCGCGGAACACTTCTTCGGTGAACCGGCGCTGAAGATTTCCGATATCATGCGCACCACCAGCGATGGGCGCGGCACAATTTCCGTTCTCGCCGCCGACAAGCTGATGATGAACCCGCGCCTTTACGGCACTTTCCTGCTGTGGATGCTCTCAGAACTGTTCGAGGAACTGCCGGAAGTGGGTGACCCCGCCAAGCCGAAGCTGGTGTTCTTTTTCGATGAGGCGCATCTGCTGTTCAACGATGCGCCGCGCGTGCTGGTGGAGCGCGTTGAGCAGGTCGTGCGCCTCATCCGCTCCAAGGGCGTCGGCGTTTACTTCGTCACACAGAACCCGCTGGACGTGCCGGAAACCGTGCTGGCCCAGCTCGGTAACCGCGTTCAGCATGCGCTGCGCGCCTATACGCCACGCGAGCAGAAGGCGGTAAAGACCGCCGCCGATACGTTCCGCCAAAACCCGGCCTTCAATACGGCGGATGCCATCACCACGCTCGGCACCGGCGAAGCGCTGGTCTCGACGCTTCAGGAAAAAGGCGCGCCCTCCATCGTGGAGCGCACACTGGTCCGCCCGCCATCTGGCCGCGTCGGCCCCGTCAGCGATGACGAGCGCCGCAGCATTATGGCATCCAGCCCTGTTGCCGGTCTTTACGATCAGGACGTAGACCGAGAATCCGCCTTCGAAATTCTCGCCGCCCGCGCTCAAAAGGCTGCGGAAGCGGAAGCTGCCAAACGTGCAGCGGAGGAGCAGGCCAGCCAGCAGACGGACAGCGCTTCAGGCCGCTGGAAACTGCCGGGCTTTGGCGATGAGGAACCGAAACAGGCATCGACAACCGGCGCGCGTCGCTCAAGCGGGTATCAGCGCGAGACGGTGATCGAGGCTGCGATGAAAAGTGCGGCGCGTTCTGTGGCGACATCGGTTGGACGGGCGCTTGTGCGGGGGATTTTGGGGAGTTTGCGGCGGTAG
- a CDS encoding winged helix-turn-helix transcriptional regulator, whose amino-acid sequence MKRHLADPEIENRRQHLPPEQTDPVIEALVQDIISRVADKWTMLILEALEENGTLRFTQIGRIVGDISQKMLTKTLRQMECDGLVKRTVHPVIPPHVDYSLTHLGKTLGSAFCGVWIWAETHHAEIEKARKAFEEHSPRLK is encoded by the coding sequence ATGAAAAGACATCTGGCCGATCCCGAGATCGAAAACAGACGCCAACACCTGCCGCCGGAACAGACCGACCCGGTGATCGAGGCGCTGGTTCAGGACATTATCTCCAGGGTGGCGGACAAATGGACGATGCTGATCCTCGAAGCTCTGGAGGAAAACGGCACGCTGCGCTTCACGCAGATCGGCAGGATCGTGGGGGATATCAGCCAGAAGATGCTGACGAAAACGCTACGGCAGATGGAGTGCGACGGGCTGGTCAAGCGCACCGTGCACCCCGTCATCCCGCCGCATGTCGACTATAGCCTCACGCATCTCGGCAAGACGCTGGGCAGCGCCTTTTGCGGCGTGTGGATTTGGGCCGAGACGCACCATGCGGAAATAGAAAAGGCGCGGAAAGCCTTTGAAGAGCATTCTCCGCGCCTGAAATAG
- a CDS encoding SDR family oxidoreductase produces MKMTGNTILVTGGGSGIGRALAQAFHALGNTVIISGRRQSALDEVTKANPGMISVVMDATEADGIRNFAETLTRDYPDLNVVINNAGIMKNENIKAAPDYLDTAEETISTNLLAPIRLTAALLPHFLQKPAAAVLTVSSGLAFVPMVATPTYSATKSAIHAYSMALREQLKDTSVEVIEIAPPYVQTTLQGEQQATDERAMPLDAFISEVMDILTNRPDEKEVIVERCKPLRFAAESGNFDKVFGMVNGVHG; encoded by the coding sequence ATGAAGATGACAGGTAATACAATTCTAGTCACCGGTGGTGGTTCCGGCATTGGCCGCGCGCTGGCGCAAGCCTTTCATGCGCTTGGCAACACGGTCATCATTTCCGGTCGTCGCCAGTCTGCGCTGGATGAGGTAACGAAGGCCAACCCTGGTATGATCTCGGTGGTGATGGATGCGACCGAGGCTGATGGCATCCGCAATTTCGCCGAGACGCTGACGCGCGACTACCCCGACCTCAACGTCGTCATCAACAATGCCGGCATCATGAAGAACGAGAACATCAAGGCCGCACCGGATTATCTGGATACAGCGGAAGAAACCATTTCCACCAATCTCCTCGCCCCGATCCGCCTTACTGCAGCACTTCTTCCGCATTTCCTGCAAAAACCAGCAGCGGCAGTGCTGACCGTTTCATCCGGCCTTGCCTTCGTGCCGATGGTGGCGACGCCTACCTACAGCGCCACCAAATCCGCCATCCACGCCTATTCGATGGCGCTGCGCGAGCAACTGAAAGACACGTCGGTCGAGGTCATCGAAATCGCGCCACCCTACGTGCAGACGACGTTGCAGGGCGAACAGCAAGCCACCGACGAACGCGCCATGCCGCTCGATGCGTTTATCTCGGAGGTGATGGATATTTTGACGAACCGTCCGGATGAGAAGGAAGTGATCGTGGAACGCTGCAAGCCACTGAGATTTGCGGCGGAAAGTGGCAATTTCGACAAGGTGTTCGGGATGGTGAATGGGGTGCATGGGTGA
- a CDS encoding superoxide dismutase — translation MAFELPELPYDYDALAPYMSRETLEFHHDKHHKAYVDNGNKLAAEAGLADLSLEEVVKKSFGTNAGLFNNAAQHYNHVHFWKWMKKDGGGNKLPGKLEQAFASDLGGFDKFKADFIAAGTTQFGSGWAWVSVKNGKLEISKTANGENPLVHGAEPILGVDVWEHSYYIDYRNLRPKYLEAFVDNLINWDYVLERYEAAAK, via the coding sequence ATGGCCTTCGAACTTCCCGAACTCCCATACGATTACGACGCGCTTGCGCCTTACATGTCGCGCGAAACGCTGGAGTTTCACCACGACAAGCACCACAAGGCCTATGTGGACAACGGTAACAAGCTTGCTGCAGAAGCCGGTCTTGCAGACCTGTCTCTCGAAGAAGTCGTGAAGAAGTCCTTCGGCACCAATGCTGGACTCTTCAACAATGCCGCACAGCATTACAACCACGTCCATTTCTGGAAGTGGATGAAAAAGGACGGCGGCGGCAACAAGCTGCCCGGCAAGCTGGAACAGGCTTTTGCCTCCGATCTCGGCGGTTTCGACAAGTTCAAGGCTGATTTCATCGCAGCTGGCACGACGCAGTTCGGCTCCGGCTGGGCATGGGTTTCCGTCAAGAACGGCAAGCTCGAAATCTCCAAGACCGCTAACGGCGAAAACCCGCTGGTCCACGGCGCAGAACCAATCCTCGGCGTCGACGTGTGGGAACACTCCTACTACATCGACTACCGCAACCTGCGCCCGAAGTACCTCGAAGCCTTCGTCGATAATCTCATCAACTGGGATTACGTTCTGGAACGCTACGAAGCTGCTGCGAAGTAA
- a CDS encoding GNAT family N-acetyltransferase, giving the protein MTSPLKLAITIRPCEEDDIPLITEIYRDAVLHGSASFEIEPPSTQTMLERRATLLAGGFPYIVAQIEGVVVGYAYAGPHRARPAYGATVEDSIYVDPNRKGLGIGKLLLLALIDEATARGFRQMVAVVGDSENTASIGVHRATGFEMVGTLKSVGWKHGRWLDIVLMQRPLGAADTTPRF; this is encoded by the coding sequence ATGACTTCCCCTCTCAAGCTCGCCATCACAATCCGCCCCTGCGAAGAGGACGATATTCCCCTCATTACCGAAATCTACCGTGATGCGGTTCTGCACGGCAGCGCCAGCTTCGAAATCGAACCGCCGTCGACGCAGACGATGCTGGAGCGCCGGGCAACGCTGCTTGCGGGAGGCTTCCCCTATATCGTCGCGCAAATCGAAGGCGTGGTCGTCGGCTATGCCTATGCCGGCCCCCACCGCGCCCGCCCGGCTTATGGCGCCACGGTGGAAGATTCCATCTATGTCGACCCGAACCGCAAAGGCCTCGGCATCGGCAAGCTCCTACTTCTGGCTTTGATCGATGAGGCTACAGCGCGCGGCTTTCGCCAGATGGTAGCCGTCGTCGGAGATTCCGAAAACACCGCCTCCATCGGCGTCCACCGCGCCACCGGCTTCGAAATGGTCGGCACCCTCAAATCCGTGGGCTGGAAACACGGCCGCTGGCTGGACATCGTGCTGATGCAACGACCGCTGGGAGCGGCGGATACGACGCCGCGGTTTTGA
- a CDS encoding LysR family transcriptional regulator — translation MDLDLRQLRSFVDVANLGSFSAAAEKAGLTQPAVSLHIRLLEKQLGVRLIERVGRRAQPTSAGRDLLVHARRIADEVSQAIETVAPHRSGTSGLLRIGTGATALIYFLPAILRQIRQALPGIEIRVETGNTPDILRFLEENEIDAAIVTLPASGRSLDIREIHQEGLVAIFPCEATGVPLEVDAEFLSSQPLLLYQGGNTRKLVDGWLRGGGKRVQPIMELGSVEALKKLVEAGLGVAIVPAMSIDGGSSGLQARSLTPRLERKLALALRRDKHMTAPLRALAAAINCPSED, via the coding sequence ATGGACCTCGATCTCAGGCAGTTGCGCAGCTTTGTGGATGTGGCGAATCTTGGCAGCTTTTCAGCGGCTGCGGAAAAGGCGGGGCTCACCCAGCCTGCCGTCAGCCTGCACATCCGCCTGTTAGAAAAGCAACTCGGCGTGCGCCTTATCGAACGGGTCGGGCGGCGGGCGCAGCCGACCTCTGCCGGGCGCGATCTTCTGGTGCATGCCAGGCGGATTGCGGATGAAGTGTCTCAGGCGATTGAAACCGTTGCGCCGCATCGCAGCGGTACGAGTGGGCTTTTGCGCATCGGCACGGGCGCAACTGCGCTGATCTACTTCCTGCCCGCCATATTACGGCAAATCCGGCAGGCTTTGCCGGGCATCGAAATTCGGGTGGAGACCGGGAACACGCCGGATATCCTCCGTTTTCTCGAGGAGAACGAGATCGACGCGGCTATCGTAACCCTGCCTGCCAGCGGTCGCAGCCTGGATATACGTGAAATTCATCAGGAGGGGCTTGTTGCGATCTTTCCTTGCGAGGCGACCGGTGTGCCGCTGGAAGTGGATGCCGAGTTTCTCTCCAGCCAGCCTTTGCTGCTTTATCAGGGCGGCAACACGCGCAAGCTGGTGGATGGGTGGCTGAGAGGCGGAGGCAAACGGGTTCAGCCGATCATGGAGCTTGGCAGCGTCGAGGCTCTCAAGAAGCTGGTGGAGGCCGGGCTGGGCGTGGCTATCGTGCCTGCAATGTCGATAGATGGAGGATCATCCGGGCTTCAGGCACGATCCCTGACGCCAAGGCTGGAGCGAAAGCTTGCGCTTGCTCTGCGCCGGGACAAGCACATGACCGCACCCTTGCGGGCGCTCGCTGCCGCCATCAACTGCCCGTCAGAAGACTGA
- a CDS encoding LysE/ArgO family amino acid transporter: protein MLSGGEFSIYLTGFTMGLTLIVAIGAQNAFVLRQGLTGEHVLAVCLACAVSDAILIAVGVTAFRQIAEIMPALEPAMRYAGAAFLFWYGAKSLQSALRSSQVLVAASGNITPLAPTLMTCLALTWLNPHVYLDTVVLLGTISTQFPGSEPVFAAGAITASFVFFFSLGFGARWLRPVFANPSAWRILEGVIALTMWLIAISLLTGS from the coding sequence ATGTTATCTGGTGGAGAATTTTCAATCTATCTGACAGGCTTCACCATGGGGCTGACACTGATCGTCGCAATCGGCGCGCAGAATGCCTTCGTGTTGCGGCAGGGGCTAACGGGGGAGCATGTCCTTGCCGTTTGCCTTGCATGCGCCGTGTCCGATGCCATTTTGATCGCCGTCGGCGTCACTGCATTCCGACAGATTGCCGAAATTATGCCTGCACTGGAACCGGCCATGCGCTACGCGGGCGCAGCCTTCCTGTTCTGGTATGGCGCAAAAAGCCTGCAATCGGCGCTTCGTTCCTCGCAGGTGCTGGTCGCCGCGTCCGGCAACATCACGCCGCTTGCCCCAACGCTGATGACCTGCCTTGCCCTGACATGGCTGAACCCGCATGTCTATCTCGATACCGTCGTCCTGCTCGGCACCATCTCCACCCAGTTTCCGGGCTCGGAACCGGTATTCGCCGCAGGTGCGATCACCGCCTCCTTCGTGTTCTTCTTCTCTCTCGGCTTCGGCGCGCGATGGCTGAGACCTGTCTTCGCCAACCCATCCGCCTGGCGCATTCTGGAAGGCGTGATCGCGCTGACCATGTGGCTGATTGCGATCAGTCTTCTGACGGGCAGTTGA